From the Rhodothalassiaceae bacterium genome, one window contains:
- a CDS encoding thiol:disulfide interchange protein DsbD, with product MITRLIRIWGAALVLTAAAAAGAAAAGAGDAVAPDDLALAAIDEAHTDVLVFAAGRDERGAGDPLLALVFRPEPGWHVYWINPGDSGLPPRVTATDPGARPGALRFPIPERLPVGPLMNYGYEGETAFLLPLALAPDAPARLTLRLDWLVCAEVCVPESGSVTIPTAALSAAPEPRLEAALGVWRGRLPHALPAGRAEAAFTEKDFLLALALPGLAPADLADAYFFPETEGVLSYAAAQRWRLTDGRLLLVAPRDLANPAPGDGVRGLLVLTRPDGGEEGFALSADLTLDPAPVLAALAGGGAGGAGAPGFLLAFAFALVGGLLLNLMPCVFPVLSMKAMALLRSAGAGEAAARRDGLLYAAGTVAGFLLLAGVLLALKAAGEAVGWGFQLQEPWVIAALAVLMFLVGAHFIGWWRLPAGWSLVPAGGTGEGPLHSLFTGLLAAVVATPCTAPFMATAVGAAVVMPAPEALAVFAGLGFGLALPYLLVTHIPAARRMLPRPGPWMERLQQALAFPMWLTAVWLIWVLARLAGENAAAWLMAAIVALGFVLWAGRALEGRRPWQALGLAAAFGFLWLAAGSPQAPPGESAGAVPPAAAQGRPAEAALTARPWSRAAVEEARAAGRPVFVYFTADWCITCKVNEAVTLEDAAVRRALVEHGVAVFVADWTRRDAAIAAELARHGRDGVPLYLFYRPGAAEPEILPQILTPSDLLDRLAALPAQKTPAA from the coding sequence ATGATCACAAGGCTCATCCGGATCTGGGGCGCGGCCCTCGTGCTCACCGCGGCGGCGGCCGCGGGCGCGGCGGCGGCGGGCGCCGGCGATGCGGTCGCGCCCGACGATCTCGCGCTGGCCGCGATCGATGAGGCGCACACGGACGTCCTCGTCTTCGCGGCCGGGCGCGACGAGCGGGGCGCCGGCGATCCGCTTCTCGCGCTCGTCTTCCGGCCGGAGCCGGGCTGGCACGTCTACTGGATCAATCCGGGCGATTCCGGCCTGCCGCCCAGGGTGACGGCGACGGATCCGGGCGCGCGGCCCGGTGCGCTGCGCTTCCCGATTCCGGAACGCCTGCCGGTCGGTCCCCTCATGAACTACGGCTACGAGGGCGAGACGGCCTTCCTGCTGCCGCTCGCGCTCGCGCCCGATGCGCCGGCAAGGCTGACCCTGCGGCTCGACTGGCTGGTGTGCGCCGAGGTCTGCGTGCCGGAATCGGGAAGCGTGACCATCCCGACGGCCGCGCTCTCGGCCGCCCCTGAGCCGCGGCTCGAGGCGGCGCTCGGCGTCTGGCGCGGGCGGCTGCCCCATGCGCTGCCGGCGGGGCGGGCCGAGGCCGCCTTCACGGAGAAGGATTTCCTGCTCGCGCTCGCGCTGCCGGGGCTCGCGCCCGCCGATCTTGCGGACGCCTACTTCTTCCCCGAGACGGAAGGGGTGCTGAGCTATGCCGCCGCGCAGCGCTGGCGGCTGACGGACGGGCGGCTGCTGCTGGTCGCGCCGCGGGATCTCGCGAACCCGGCGCCGGGGGATGGCGTGCGCGGGCTACTGGTGCTCACGCGTCCGGACGGCGGGGAGGAAGGCTTCGCGCTTAGCGCCGATCTCACCCTCGATCCCGCGCCGGTGCTGGCCGCTCTTGCGGGCGGTGGAGCCGGCGGGGCCGGTGCGCCCGGATTCCTGCTCGCCTTCGCCTTCGCGCTCGTCGGCGGGTTGCTGCTCAACCTCATGCCCTGCGTGTTTCCCGTGCTCTCCATGAAGGCGATGGCGCTGCTCAGGAGCGCCGGCGCGGGCGAGGCGGCGGCGAGACGCGACGGGCTGCTCTATGCGGCGGGAACCGTCGCGGGCTTTCTGCTGCTGGCCGGCGTTCTGCTCGCGCTCAAGGCGGCGGGCGAGGCCGTCGGCTGGGGCTTCCAGCTTCAGGAGCCCTGGGTGATCGCGGCTCTGGCGGTGCTGATGTTTCTCGTCGGCGCCCATTTCATCGGCTGGTGGCGGCTGCCGGCGGGCTGGAGTCTCGTGCCCGCGGGCGGAACCGGCGAGGGGCCGCTCCACAGCCTGTTCACGGGGCTGCTCGCGGCCGTGGTGGCGACGCCCTGCACCGCACCCTTCATGGCCACGGCCGTCGGCGCGGCGGTGGTGATGCCGGCGCCCGAGGCGCTCGCCGTCTTCGCCGGGCTGGGGTTCGGCCTTGCGCTGCCCTATCTCCTCGTCACCCACATCCCGGCCGCCCGCCGGATGCTGCCGAGACCGGGGCCGTGGATGGAGCGGCTGCAGCAGGCGCTCGCCTTTCCCATGTGGCTGACCGCCGTGTGGCTCATCTGGGTGCTGGCCCGGCTTGCGGGCGAGAACGCGGCGGCCTGGCTGATGGCGGCGATCGTGGCGCTGGGCTTTGTGCTGTGGGCCGGGCGCGCGCTCGAGGGGCGGCGGCCGTGGCAGGCGCTGGGACTGGCCGCGGCCTTCGGATTCCTGTGGCTGGCGGCCGGCAGCCCGCAAGCCCCGCCGGGGGAAAGCGCCGGCGCCGTGCCGCCCGCGGCTGCGCAGGGCCGGCCCGCCGAGGCGGCCCTCACCGCACGTCCCTGGTCGCGGGCGGCGGTGGAGGAGGCGCGGGCGGCGGGCCGACCGGTCTTCGTCTATTTCACGGCCGACTGGTGCATCACCTGCAAGGTCAACGAGGCGGTCACCCTGGAGGACGCCGCGGTGCGCCGCGCGCTCGTGGAGCACGGGGTCGCCGTCTTCGTCGCGGACTGGACCCGCCGCGACGCCGCCATCGCCGCCGAGCTGGCACGCCATGGGCGCGACGGCGTCCCCCTCTACCTCTTCTACCGGCCCGGGGCGGCGGAGCCCGAGATCCTGCCGCAGATCCTCACCCCCTCCGATCTGCTGGATCGCCTAGCCGCGCTGCCGGCGCAGAAGACGCCGGCCGCCTGA
- a CDS encoding deacylase/carboxypeptidase superfamily protein, producing MSMRQLGLVMAAVAVVLAAGAARADDVPPLPFSGFEAVPLDPKTPAPAAVLGYAPGAEITPVAETYRYLEALAAARPERVRLIRYGTSLEGRPLMAVAISSADNLRGFDAWRAELAAAADPRRDGWKDKAARWPESLAIPVFLMGAVHGDEISSTDALLAAAYYFAAGEDARARRIRQQAVVFVVPVQNPDGRARFVQHWRESRGAWPLDDRFAAEHDQPWPRGRFNHDLFDLNRDWLRATQPEIRGLIRIMREIRPLVSVDFHEMGGDETYFFSPEVEPFNPHLTPEQRADLEIFGRANAAAFDARGLPYFIRDVYDAFYPGYGASWPSYSGGIAMTYEQASPRGLVFRRRDGTTLTYHEAVMQHFLTAVSTADAAVAHRSTLWRHYLDYRLSALSAGRMDRLAAYVLPADGDRDAADRLARLLAFHGIEVERLTRQTDYCGRRLAAGAYVVTLEQPEARRVRVLLDRRIPMDPDFLARQQARRVKGLPDEIYDVTAWSLPLMMNVETLACSEPWHGGGERLSAEGEEAPARQAVRIAGDVRAVVVPWGSLSAVRLLAEALKAGLVVRAADEAFTAAGRRFPAGSLILPLAPGEEAARGRLAAALSDTGAPHVALSATWVDEGPSFGSRKSLSVPAPRVVLAWDRPTQPTSAGGLRHIIERRFRWPVIPVRGARLADLDLARYDVLLLPDGRYGGTLDEAFAARLKAWVENGGVVVGFAGALDWLAAENVGLLPSRNDLARPEGEGQKPEKGERPDGDAAIADEDAYRARIGMAEPRPPLAAGALMTAVVDGDHWLAAGLKPTVHPLAMLNRIWRPLAVDEGRNVIRYAPADRQPASGVLWPDGARLAAFHPYAMIARKGAGFVIAITEDQPARAYQDGLDLLIANAIFRAPQHSGRLR from the coding sequence ATGTCGATGCGGCAGTTGGGGCTGGTGATGGCGGCGGTCGCGGTCGTGCTCGCGGCGGGGGCCGCGCGCGCGGATGACGTCCCGCCGTTGCCGTTTTCCGGCTTCGAGGCGGTCCCGCTGGACCCGAAGACGCCTGCGCCTGCGGCCGTGCTGGGCTACGCGCCGGGCGCCGAGATCACGCCGGTGGCCGAGACCTACCGCTATCTCGAGGCGCTCGCCGCCGCGCGGCCCGAGCGCGTGCGGCTCATCCGCTACGGCACGAGTCTGGAGGGGCGGCCGCTGATGGCGGTCGCGATCTCGTCCGCCGACAATCTGCGCGGCTTCGACGCCTGGCGGGCGGAGCTCGCCGCCGCGGCCGATCCGCGCCGGGACGGCTGGAAGGACAAGGCGGCGCGCTGGCCGGAGAGCCTCGCCATTCCCGTCTTTCTCATGGGCGCGGTGCACGGGGACGAGATCTCGTCCACCGATGCGCTGCTCGCGGCCGCCTACTATTTCGCCGCCGGCGAGGACGCGCGCGCGCGCCGGATCCGGCAGCAGGCGGTGGTCTTCGTCGTGCCCGTCCAGAACCCGGACGGGCGCGCCCGCTTCGTCCAGCACTGGCGGGAAAGCCGGGGGGCCTGGCCGCTCGACGACCGGTTTGCGGCCGAGCACGACCAGCCCTGGCCGAGGGGGCGCTTCAACCACGACCTCTTCGACCTCAACCGCGACTGGCTGCGCGCAACCCAGCCGGAGATCCGCGGCCTCATCCGCATCATGCGCGAGATCAGGCCGCTTGTTTCCGTCGACTTCCACGAGATGGGCGGGGACGAGACCTATTTCTTCTCGCCCGAGGTCGAGCCGTTCAACCCGCATCTCACCCCCGAGCAGAGGGCGGATCTGGAGATCTTCGGGCGCGCCAACGCGGCCGCCTTCGATGCCCGCGGGCTGCCGTACTTCATCCGCGACGTCTACGACGCCTTCTATCCCGGCTACGGGGCGAGCTGGCCGAGCTATTCGGGCGGCATCGCGATGACCTACGAGCAGGCCAGTCCCCGCGGCCTCGTGTTCCGCCGGCGCGACGGCACGACGCTCACCTATCACGAGGCGGTGATGCAGCATTTTCTCACCGCCGTTTCCACCGCCGACGCGGCGGTGGCCCATCGCAGCACCCTCTGGCGCCACTATCTCGACTACCGCCTGAGCGCGCTGAGCGCCGGGCGCATGGACAGGCTCGCCGCCTACGTGCTGCCGGCGGACGGCGACCGCGACGCGGCGGACCGGCTCGCGCGGCTGCTCGCCTTCCACGGCATCGAGGTCGAGCGGCTCACGCGGCAGACGGACTATTGCGGGCGCAGGCTCGCCGCCGGCGCCTATGTCGTAACCCTGGAGCAGCCCGAGGCGCGGCGCGTGCGGGTGCTGCTGGACCGCCGCATCCCGATGGACCCCGATTTCCTTGCGCGGCAGCAGGCGCGCCGGGTGAAGGGGTTGCCCGACGAGATCTACGATGTCACGGCCTGGTCCCTGCCGCTGATGATGAACGTGGAAACGCTCGCCTGTTCCGAGCCGTGGCATGGCGGCGGCGAGCGGCTTTCCGCCGAGGGGGAGGAGGCGCCGGCCCGGCAGGCGGTGCGGATTGCCGGCGACGTGCGGGCCGTGGTGGTGCCCTGGGGATCGCTTTCCGCCGTCCGGCTGCTCGCCGAGGCGCTCAAGGCCGGGCTCGTGGTGCGCGCGGCGGACGAGGCCTTCACCGCGGCCGGCCGGCGGTTTCCGGCGGGCAGCCTGATCCTGCCGCTCGCCCCGGGCGAGGAGGCGGCGCGCGGCAGGCTGGCCGCGGCTCTCTCGGATACCGGTGCGCCCCATGTGGCGCTTTCCGCCACATGGGTGGACGAGGGCCCGAGCTTCGGTTCGCGCAAGAGCCTCAGTGTCCCGGCTCCGCGGGTCGTGCTCGCCTGGGACCGGCCGACGCAGCCGACCAGCGCCGGCGGCCTGCGCCACATCATCGAGCGGCGGTTCCGCTGGCCGGTGATCCCGGTGCGGGGCGCCCGGCTCGCGGACCTCGATCTTGCGCGCTACGACGTGCTGCTGCTGCCCGACGGCCGCTACGGCGGGACGCTGGACGAGGCCTTCGCCGCGCGCCTGAAGGCGTGGGTGGAAAACGGCGGCGTCGTGGTCGGTTTCGCCGGCGCCCTCGACTGGCTCGCCGCCGAGAATGTCGGGCTTCTGCCAAGCCGGAACGATCTCGCCCGGCCCGAAGGCGAGGGGCAGAAGCCCGAGAAGGGCGAGCGCCCGGATGGCGATGCCGCCATCGCCGACGAGGATGCCTATCGCGCGCGGATCGGCATGGCGGAGCCGCGGCCGCCGCTTGCAGCCGGCGCGCTGATGACCGCGGTGGTGGACGGCGACCACTGGCTCGCGGCGGGGCTCAAGCCCACGGTCCATCCGCTGGCGATGCTGAACCGCATCTGGCGGCCGCTGGCGGTGGACGAAGGGCGCAACGTCATCCGCTACGCCCCGGCCGACCGCCAGCCCGCATCCGGCGTGCTCTGGCCCGATGGCGCCCGGCTTGCGGCCTTCCATCCCTATGCGATGATCGCACGCAAGGGCGCGGGCTTCGTGATCGCGATCACCGAGGATCAGCCGGCGCGCGCCTATCAGGACGGCCTGGACCTTCTGATCGCGAACGCCATCTTCCGCGCGCCCCAGCACAGCGGCCGCCTGCGCTAG
- a CDS encoding peptidyl-prolyl cis-trans isomerase, translating to MKGHLLRGGIAALAAWLAGWTTAMAAQTADAGAFDPALWRAVEPDNLLILELENGRVAIELHPGIAPHSVAAIKELVRRGFYDGLSFYRVVENFVAQGGIGEGSPAHREVPTLKAEFTFPARTAHPFTPVQADEVFAPETGFWRGLAVGRDGADGTAWAIHCPGTFALARDADPDSSSSEFYIVIGEAPRHLDRNLTVLGRVIAGLRFVQAAPRGDREVNYGVIPADRPQLRIRRARIAADLPEDERPVFHVMRTDTAAFAARIESQRRRDDPFWVVRPRPVLDICTVPVPVRPIW from the coding sequence ATGAAAGGCCATCTTCTGCGCGGCGGCATTGCGGCGCTCGCGGCGTGGCTTGCGGGCTGGACGACGGCGATGGCGGCGCAGACGGCGGATGCCGGCGCCTTCGATCCGGCGCTGTGGCGCGCGGTCGAGCCGGATAATCTGCTGATCCTCGAGCTCGAGAACGGCCGGGTCGCGATCGAGCTCCATCCCGGGATCGCGCCGCACTCGGTGGCGGCCATCAAGGAGCTCGTGCGCCGGGGCTTCTACGACGGGCTGAGTTTCTACCGCGTCGTGGAGAATTTCGTCGCCCAGGGCGGGATCGGCGAGGGCTCGCCCGCCCATCGCGAGGTCCCGACGCTGAAGGCCGAATTCACCTTCCCCGCGCGGACGGCGCACCCCTTCACGCCCGTCCAGGCCGACGAGGTCTTCGCGCCCGAGACCGGCTTCTGGCGCGGGCTTGCGGTGGGGCGCGACGGTGCGGACGGCACCGCCTGGGCGATCCACTGTCCCGGCACCTTCGCGCTCGCCCGCGATGCCGACCCCGACAGCTCGAGCTCCGAGTTCTACATCGTCATCGGCGAGGCGCCCCGGCATCTCGACCGCAATCTCACCGTCCTCGGCCGCGTGATCGCGGGGCTGCGTTTCGTGCAGGCCGCCCCGCGCGGCGACCGGGAGGTGAACTACGGGGTCATTCCCGCGGACCGGCCGCAGCTGCGGATCCGGCGCGCGCGGATCGCCGCCGATCTGCCCGAGGACGAGCGGCCCGTCTTCCACGTGATGCGCACCGATACCGCCGCCTTCGCCGCGCGCATCGAATCGCAGCGCCGGCGCGACGATCCCTTCTGGGTCGTGCGGCCCCGTCCCGTGCTCGACATCTGCACCGTGCCCGTGCCCGTGCGCCCCATCTGGTAG
- the citE gene encoding citrate lyase subunit beta, which produces MTDHAPAIRPRRSVLYMPGINTRAMEKAKTLDCDGVILDLEDAVAPQDKEEARRRVAEAVTAGGFGHREIAIRVNRLDTPWGRDDVAAAVAAGPDALLLPKVESAAELDELAALAARHGGADIPLWAMIETPRGVFAAPEIAAHPRLAVLVMGTSDLAKELNARHVPGRTPFLYALERCMLAARAAGRAILDGVFLDLADEEGLAAECRQGRELGFDGKTLIHPKQIAAANAAFAPSAAEVEEARAVIAAYEEALAAGRGVAVLNGRLVENLHVDMARRTLALHDAITRR; this is translated from the coding sequence ATGACCGATCACGCCCCCGCGATCCGCCCGCGCCGCTCCGTGCTCTACATGCCGGGCATCAACACCCGCGCGATGGAAAAGGCGAAGACGCTGGACTGCGACGGCGTCATCCTCGATCTCGAGGATGCCGTCGCCCCGCAGGACAAGGAGGAGGCGCGCCGGCGCGTCGCGGAGGCGGTGACGGCCGGCGGCTTCGGCCACCGCGAGATCGCGATCCGCGTCAACCGGCTGGACACCCCCTGGGGGCGCGACGACGTGGCGGCGGCGGTTGCGGCGGGCCCCGATGCGCTGCTGCTGCCGAAGGTGGAGTCCGCCGCCGAACTCGACGAGCTCGCGGCGCTTGCGGCGCGACACGGCGGGGCGGACATCCCGCTGTGGGCGATGATCGAAACGCCCCGCGGCGTCTTCGCGGCGCCGGAGATCGCGGCCCACCCGCGGCTCGCCGTGCTGGTGATGGGCACCTCGGACCTCGCCAAGGAGCTCAACGCCCGCCATGTGCCCGGCCGCACGCCCTTCCTCTATGCGCTGGAGCGCTGCATGCTGGCCGCGCGGGCGGCCGGGCGCGCGATCCTCGACGGCGTCTTCCTCGATCTCGCGGACGAGGAGGGGCTTGCGGCCGAATGCCGGCAGGGGCGCGAGCTCGGCTTCGACGGCAAGACGCTGATCCACCCGAAGCAGATCGCCGCGGCGAACGCCGCCTTCGCGCCGTCCGCGGCGGAGGTGGAGGAGGCCCGGGCGGTGATCGCGGCCTATGAGGAGGCGCTCGCCGCCGGGCGCGGGGTGGCCGTGCTCAACGGCCGGCTCGTCGAAAATCTCCACGTCGACATGGCGCGCCGGACGCTCGCGCTCCATGACGCGATCACCCGGCGGTGA
- the hslO gene encoding 33 kDa chaperonin encodes MTELKGGGRAGRRGADEGRPADRPIVVAATEGADDRVRPFALERAPVRGRIVRLGPVLDEILALHDYPPPLARQLARLAALTALLGSMVKTDGRVTVQARGGEDAPLAYMVADCTLGREDEPAGLRAYASVRADHDLVAGGREADLAAWVGERGDLAITLEFTRTGRRYQGIVPVEAGDLAAAAEHYFDRSEQIPTRVKLAAERHAPSRGWRAGGLLIQHMPADGGRAAAADPDAWPRARMLFETASDAELLDPALGDDALLYRLFHEEGVRVFAPVALVHRCGCSAEKLRGVLAQFSQAERAEMCEADGLITAVCQYCGRRYRFHPDEITGAARA; translated from the coding sequence ATGACGGAGCTGAAGGGCGGCGGGCGTGCCGGGCGCCGGGGCGCGGACGAAGGGCGCCCCGCGGACCGGCCCATCGTCGTCGCGGCGACCGAAGGCGCCGACGACCGGGTGCGCCCCTTTGCGCTGGAGCGGGCGCCCGTGCGCGGGCGGATCGTGCGGCTCGGGCCGGTGCTCGACGAGATCCTGGCCCTTCACGACTATCCGCCCCCGCTGGCGCGCCAGCTCGCCCGGCTTGCGGCGCTCACCGCGCTTCTCGGCTCCATGGTCAAGACCGATGGACGCGTCACCGTCCAGGCCCGCGGCGGCGAGGACGCCCCGCTCGCCTACATGGTGGCCGACTGCACGCTGGGCCGCGAGGACGAGCCGGCGGGGCTCAGGGCCTATGCCTCGGTGCGCGCGGACCATGATCTGGTCGCGGGCGGACGCGAGGCGGATCTGGCCGCCTGGGTCGGCGAACGGGGCGATCTCGCGATCACGCTGGAGTTCACGCGCACGGGCCGCCGCTATCAGGGCATCGTGCCGGTGGAGGCCGGCGACCTTGCGGCCGCGGCCGAGCATTATTTCGACCGCTCCGAGCAGATCCCGACGCGGGTGAAGCTTGCGGCGGAGCGGCATGCGCCGTCCCGCGGCTGGCGCGCCGGGGGCCTTCTGATCCAGCACATGCCGGCCGACGGGGGGCGCGCGGCGGCGGCCGATCCGGACGCCTGGCCGCGGGCGCGGATGCTCTTCGAGACGGCCTCCGATGCCGAGCTGCTGGATCCGGCGCTCGGTGATGACGCGCTGCTCTACCGCCTCTTTCACGAGGAGGGCGTGCGCGTGTTCGCGCCGGTTGCGCTGGTCCACCGCTGCGGCTGCTCTGCCGAGAAGCTGCGCGGCGTGCTCGCCCAGTTCTCGCAAGCCGAGCGCGCCGAGATGTGCGAGGCCGACGGGCTGATCACCGCCGTCTGCCAGTACTGCGGCCGGCGCTACCGTTTCCATCCGGACGAGATCACCGGCGCGGCGCGCGCCTGA
- the argF gene encoding ornithine carbamoyltransferase encodes MQDFLDIRDLAADTLTALIAAARGLKAARAGLPRGMPDPAPALPGRRLLMLFEKPSTRTRLSFDLAMRQLGGDALDLEGGKLQLGRGETIEDTGRVLSLFGDAVVFRGHDHAALEALAEAATVPVINGLTNHSHPCQALADAMTVIEEFGTLEGVKVAYLGDANNVARSLMEVVAALGGRIAVAAPAALGFDADFAAFAAEHAGAVDLVHDPAAALADARVVYTDTWHSMGLEHGAEAARHFLPFRVDEKAMARAAADAIFLHCLPAHRGEEVVDAVIDGAASRVWRQAENRLHVQKAILIWCLGGGQALAELPAARERDHRGRR; translated from the coding sequence ATGCAGGATTTTCTCGACATCCGCGACCTCGCGGCCGACACGCTCACGGCCCTCATCGCCGCCGCCCGCGGCCTCAAGGCCGCGCGTGCCGGGCTGCCCAGAGGCATGCCCGATCCCGCGCCGGCGCTGCCGGGCCGGCGGCTGCTCATGCTCTTCGAGAAGCCGTCGACGCGCACGCGCCTGTCCTTCGATCTCGCGATGCGCCAGCTCGGGGGGGATGCGCTGGATCTGGAGGGCGGCAAGCTCCAGCTCGGGCGCGGCGAGACGATCGAGGATACGGGCCGGGTGCTGTCGCTGTTCGGCGATGCGGTGGTCTTCCGCGGCCACGACCATGCGGCGCTCGAGGCGCTGGCGGAGGCCGCGACGGTGCCGGTCATCAACGGGCTCACGAACCACTCCCATCCCTGCCAGGCGCTCGCCGACGCGATGACCGTGATCGAGGAGTTCGGGACGCTGGAAGGCGTCAAGGTCGCCTATCTCGGGGACGCGAACAATGTCGCGCGCTCGCTGATGGAGGTGGTGGCGGCGCTCGGCGGCCGCATCGCGGTGGCGGCACCCGCCGCGCTCGGCTTCGACGCGGATTTCGCCGCCTTCGCGGCGGAGCATGCCGGCGCCGTCGATCTCGTGCACGATCCGGCGGCCGCGCTTGCCGATGCGCGCGTCGTCTACACCGACACCTGGCATTCCATGGGTCTCGAGCATGGAGCCGAGGCCGCGCGCCACTTCCTGCCCTTCCGCGTCGACGAGAAGGCGATGGCCCGGGCCGCGGCCGATGCGATCTTCCTGCACTGCCTGCCCGCGCATCGCGGCGAGGAGGTCGTGGATGCGGTGATCGACGGCGCGGCCTCGCGGGTCTGGCGGCAGGCGGAAAACCGCTTGCATGTCCAGAAGGCGATCCTCATCTGGTGTCTGGGCGGCGGGCAGGCGCTCGCGGAGCTGCCGGCCGCGCGGGAGCGGGATCACCGGGGGCGGCGATGA
- the argD gene encoding acetylornithine aminotransferase, translating to MSAIMNVYRRFPVAFVKGEGAWLIDDQGRRHLDFCSGIAVTALGHCHPALVRALCDQAHRLWHTSNLYRIPEQERLAARLAQASGLERVFFTNSGVEAMECAIKTVRKHFADRGSPRRVIITMEGSFHGRSMATISASGQEKLTKGFDPLLPGFRQVPPEDPAALEAAIDEETAAVLLEPVMGEGGIRALSDDYLKAVRDLCDRHGLLLVFDEIQCGMGRTGRLFAFEWAGVRPDVLALAKGIGGGFPLGACLASEEAASGMTPGAHGTTYGGNPLAMAVGHAVLDVMLAPGFLDEVRAKAAHLERALRRLVEEEGDLVLELRGRGLMRGLKLAPALESRAFAEAAVDDGILVAPAGDNVIRLLPPLTISDDEIDEGLARLKAALARARAVAPATS from the coding sequence ATGTCGGCGATCATGAATGTCTATCGGCGGTTTCCGGTGGCCTTCGTGAAGGGCGAGGGGGCCTGGCTGATCGACGATCAGGGCCGCCGGCATCTCGACTTCTGCTCGGGGATCGCCGTCACCGCTCTCGGCCACTGCCACCCGGCGCTGGTCCGCGCGCTGTGCGACCAGGCGCATCGCCTGTGGCACACCTCCAATCTCTACCGCATCCCGGAGCAGGAGCGGCTCGCGGCCCGGCTGGCGCAGGCCAGCGGGCTGGAGCGCGTGTTCTTCACCAACTCCGGCGTCGAGGCGATGGAATGCGCCATCAAGACGGTGCGCAAGCATTTCGCCGACCGGGGCAGCCCGCGGCGCGTGATCATCACGATGGAGGGCTCGTTCCACGGCCGGTCCATGGCCACCATCTCCGCATCCGGTCAGGAGAAGCTGACGAAGGGCTTCGATCCGCTGCTGCCGGGCTTCCGCCAGGTGCCGCCGGAGGACCCGGCCGCGCTGGAAGCCGCGATCGACGAGGAGACGGCGGCGGTGCTGCTCGAGCCGGTGATGGGCGAGGGCGGGATCCGCGCGCTCTCGGACGACTATCTGAAGGCGGTGCGGGATCTGTGCGACCGCCACGGGCTGCTCCTCGTCTTCGACGAGATCCAGTGCGGCATGGGGCGCACGGGGCGGCTGTTCGCATTCGAGTGGGCCGGCGTCAGGCCGGACGTGCTGGCGCTGGCCAAGGGCATCGGCGGCGGCTTTCCGCTGGGCGCCTGTCTTGCGAGCGAGGAGGCGGCCTCGGGCATGACGCCGGGCGCGCATGGCACGACCTACGGCGGCAATCCGCTCGCCATGGCCGTGGGGCATGCCGTGCTCGACGTGATGCTCGCGCCCGGCTTTCTCGACGAGGTGCGCGCGAAGGCGGCGCATCTGGAGCGGGCGCTGCGGCGTCTCGTCGAGGAGGAAGGCGACCTCGTCCTCGAGCTGCGCGGGCGCGGCCTCATGCGCGGCCTGAAGCTTGCGCCGGCGCTGGAGTCGCGGGCCTTCGCGGAAGCCGCCGTGGACGACGGCATCCTCGTCGCGCCGGCGGGCGACAACGTGATCCGGCTGCTGCCGCCCTTGACCATCAGCGACGACGAGATCGACGAGGGGCTGGCGCGGCTCAAGGCGGCCCTGGCCCGCGCCCGTGCGGTGGCACCCGCCACAAGCTGA